The Vibrio chagasii genome includes a region encoding these proteins:
- the vcrD gene encoding SctV family type III secretion system export apparatus subunit VcrD, translating into MNQMNKLIDTLNKVGQRKDIMLAVMLLAIVFMMILPLPTALVDVLIGTNMSIAVVLLMLAIYITTPLEFSAFPAVLLITTLFRLSLSITTTRLILLQGDAGQIVYTFGNFVVGGNLVVGIVVFLIITIVQFMVITKGSERVAEVSARFSLDAMPGKQMSIDGDMRAGVIDVHEARHRRSLIEKESQMYGSMDGAMKFVKGDSIAGLIIIVVNILGGVTIGVTQKGMSASEALELFAVLTVGDGLVSQIPALFIAITAGIIVTRVSNEDSSDLGSDIGGQVTAQPRALLVGGVLLILFALIPGFPKITFLILAAVVGGGGFFLSYQQKKQSESDSSDLPSFVAQGAGSPAAKPNKPTPSRNSKGKLGEQEEFAMTVPLLIDLDSRLQESLEAVALNDELARVRRALYLDLGVPFPGIHLRFNEGMSNGEYLIQLQEVPVARGRIESEKLLVTEGNEQIDLLGVPYEKDDDFLPGITSLWVDQSHYEKLQNSHVGFLTPDRILTYHLSHVLKEYAQDFIGIQETRYLLEQMEGSYSELVKEAQRIVPLQKMTEILQRLVSEDISIRNLRVILEAMVEWGQKEKDVVQLTEYIRSSLKRYICYKYASGQNMLPAYLLDQSLEDRIRNGIRQTSAGSYLALDPSVTQQFVSDVKQTIGDLSRMPNKPVLVVSMDVRRYVRKLIESEYYELPVLSFQELTQQINIQPLGRVGM; encoded by the coding sequence GTGAATCAAATGAATAAGTTGATTGATACTCTAAACAAAGTCGGACAGCGTAAAGACATTATGCTTGCCGTGATGCTACTTGCGATCGTCTTTATGATGATCTTGCCTCTACCTACGGCACTAGTGGACGTTTTGATCGGTACCAACATGAGCATTGCGGTCGTCTTATTGATGTTGGCTATCTACATCACTACACCACTGGAATTTTCTGCATTTCCAGCCGTGCTTTTGATCACTACCTTGTTTCGTTTGTCACTTTCTATTACGACAACGCGACTTATCCTGCTGCAAGGTGATGCAGGTCAGATCGTATACACCTTCGGTAACTTCGTGGTCGGCGGTAACTTGGTAGTAGGTATTGTTGTTTTCCTTATCATCACCATTGTTCAATTTATGGTGATCACCAAAGGTTCTGAAAGGGTTGCAGAAGTCAGCGCTCGGTTCTCTCTTGACGCGATGCCGGGTAAGCAGATGAGTATCGATGGCGATATGCGTGCTGGAGTTATTGATGTTCATGAGGCGCGTCACCGCCGTTCATTGATCGAAAAAGAAAGCCAAATGTATGGCTCGATGGATGGCGCGATGAAGTTCGTTAAAGGCGACTCAATCGCGGGCCTGATTATCATAGTGGTAAACATTCTCGGTGGTGTAACTATTGGGGTTACTCAAAAGGGCATGTCTGCCTCTGAGGCACTTGAATTGTTCGCAGTCCTGACCGTTGGTGATGGTCTGGTGTCGCAGATCCCGGCACTGTTTATCGCTATCACGGCTGGCATCATCGTTACTCGTGTCTCAAATGAGGATTCTTCTGACCTAGGTTCAGATATTGGTGGACAAGTGACCGCTCAGCCAAGAGCTTTGTTGGTTGGTGGTGTTCTGCTGATTTTGTTTGCTCTTATTCCGGGCTTCCCGAAGATTACCTTCTTAATTCTTGCTGCTGTTGTTGGCGGTGGTGGTTTCTTCTTATCCTACCAACAAAAGAAACAAAGCGAATCTGACAGCTCTGACTTGCCTAGCTTCGTTGCCCAAGGTGCTGGTTCGCCAGCCGCTAAGCCCAATAAACCGACGCCATCTCGTAACAGCAAAGGCAAGCTGGGTGAGCAAGAAGAGTTTGCGATGACAGTACCGCTGCTCATCGACTTGGATTCTCGCTTGCAAGAAAGTTTAGAGGCCGTGGCTCTCAACGATGAGCTTGCGCGTGTCAGACGTGCACTTTATCTCGATCTCGGTGTCCCGTTCCCCGGTATTCACTTACGTTTCAACGAGGGAATGAGTAACGGCGAGTATTTAATTCAATTGCAAGAAGTGCCGGTCGCTCGTGGTCGAATTGAAAGCGAGAAACTGCTGGTAACAGAAGGTAATGAACAGATCGATTTACTGGGCGTACCTTATGAAAAAGATGACGATTTTCTGCCGGGTATTACGAGTCTTTGGGTTGACCAAAGTCATTATGAAAAACTCCAAAACAGTCATGTGGGCTTTCTGACCCCTGATCGCATTCTGACTTATCATTTGTCTCACGTTCTGAAAGAGTACGCGCAAGACTTTATCGGTATTCAAGAGACCCGCTACCTGCTGGAGCAAATGGAAGGTAGCTATTCCGAACTGGTAAAAGAAGCGCAGCGTATTGTGCCTTTGCAAAAGATGACGGAAATTCTGCAGCGTTTGGTTTCTGAAGACATTTCTATTCGTAATTTACGAGTGATCTTAGAAGCCATGGTTGAGTGGGGCCAGAAAGAGAAAGACGTGGTACAGCTAACTGAATATATCCGTTCAAGCTTGAAGCGCTATATCTGCTACAAGTACGCCAGCGGTCAAAACATGCTACCAGCTTATTTATTAGATCAAAGCTTGGAAGATAGGATTCGTAATGGCATTCGTCAGACTTCTGCAGGCAGTTACTTGGCGCTTGACCCCTCTGTCACTCAACAATTTGTCAGCGACGTTAAGCAAACCATTGGTGATTTAAGTCGCATGCCAAATAAACCTGTGCTGGTGGTGTCGATGGATGTGCGCCGTTACGTACGCAAACTGATCGAGTCTGAATACTACGAATTGCCAGTGTTGTCGTTCCAAGAGCTGACGCAACAAATCAATATTCAACCGCTTGGCAGGGTAGGTATGTGA
- a CDS encoding LcrR family type III secretion system chaperone: MKCLLTQSLVASGIEVKPYFWQKSTILLGYRYEFDGMELVFRVEEGEIIIVLLRRTSPNQGLGNPFSALFVLAEHAIRLYPLDWTIRGNVDVLRGSNMSSQRLAQFYLRACGASHDQQEDWYFLRLSDYRPLRKRKI, from the coding sequence ATGAAATGCCTTCTCACTCAGTCTCTAGTGGCGTCAGGCATCGAAGTGAAGCCCTACTTTTGGCAGAAAAGTACTATCTTACTTGGTTATCGTTATGAATTTGATGGGATGGAGCTGGTCTTCCGTGTCGAAGAGGGCGAAATCATCATTGTACTACTGCGAAGAACCAGCCCGAACCAAGGTCTAGGCAACCCTTTCTCCGCGCTATTTGTGCTCGCAGAACATGCCATCCGTTTGTATCCGCTCGACTGGACTATTCGTGGCAACGTTGATGTATTGCGAGGTAGTAACATGAGCAGCCAACGGTTAGCACAATTCTACTTACGAGCCTGCGGCGCGAGCCATGATCAACAAGAGGATTGGTATTTCTTGCGCCTTAGTGATTACCGACCTTTGAGAAAGAGAAAAATTTAA
- a CDS encoding LcrG family type III secretion system chaperone — translation MKQPFTETIENAELAIRNAEDRTDVFNELLEGLGVGPVAGNILLDGLNASPQLMKQAEHELLEEVQRRRQQQHQPQATTTKGIRRKRPTMMRGMVI, via the coding sequence ATGAAGCAACCCTTTACTGAAACCATTGAAAACGCGGAACTTGCTATTCGCAATGCTGAAGACAGAACTGATGTATTCAATGAACTACTCGAAGGATTAGGCGTTGGTCCGGTAGCAGGCAATATTCTGCTCGATGGGTTAAATGCTTCGCCCCAATTGATGAAACAAGCAGAGCATGAGTTGCTTGAAGAAGTACAACGCCGCAGACAACAACAGCATCAGCCACAAGCCACGACCACTAAAGGCATTAGGCGCAAGCGACCGACCATGATGCGTGGCATGGTGATCTAG
- a CDS encoding virulence-associated V antigen: MTDMTTMNSISGVLNTTANRDSQIAFQQGLVKTFSPILSDAHIDVNQLESLIRQLPIVVGRTEQESLSLYADSLDTLLKKQEAFTGTAATETTAHWMRSLQQQALNGQIAPKEVEMGVNTTLAHQFQSWFSTLLKDKVDSSLSTDFIADFRLGSQSNQALQIQALNTSALKAAMAEISSLVNTLAVHMRTSEVRENAIPFLRNAFTNLGSVNLNELKNSDYFLTEESFRAAVADQLVASFNSIGITISTDDAKALANKIAWIPGMSKQELTDAINSLAIQLKGQFENAYGAEGVKQLKAILDLEVDRINADPNAITLPSLFSNIAIALINTQIDKFFNDLLAIQVTQTTPEQLERIKQNTEQDIRFLFEKIVAGKDIGTDFVTRHQKMMENLYKLSERLAKITAQEVDSKEVNAEHALTARDLLAVIESSIGDRFDERVLFALNERRVDRLEKRNILKGELENLTMELRIFGAIQSKIHSKQSAKEKYEPGNTSFQASDFGYDSEASFKASPEYAYLTNNKFENHKDFLTKQGVSVAADSFEGDQLASFSNSVSDQSKVKNDTVQLKTTELSDISSQYNATVEAMNKFVQKYHSILQEILRAL; this comes from the coding sequence ATGACGGATATGACAACCATGAACTCCATCAGCGGAGTTCTCAATACAACGGCCAATCGTGATTCTCAGATCGCATTCCAGCAGGGTTTGGTTAAGACCTTTTCTCCCATTCTGAGTGATGCCCATATCGACGTGAATCAATTAGAGTCATTGATTCGCCAATTACCTATTGTCGTAGGGCGCACGGAACAAGAAAGCTTGAGTCTTTATGCAGATTCATTGGACACACTGTTAAAGAAGCAAGAGGCCTTTACTGGTACTGCTGCCACTGAGACTACTGCGCATTGGATGCGGTCACTGCAACAACAAGCTTTGAATGGCCAGATTGCACCTAAAGAAGTGGAAATGGGCGTTAATACTACGCTCGCGCATCAATTTCAATCTTGGTTTAGCACACTACTAAAAGATAAGGTCGACAGTTCACTTTCGACCGATTTTATCGCTGATTTCCGCTTGGGGAGCCAGAGTAACCAAGCACTGCAAATTCAAGCTTTGAATACGAGTGCTCTTAAAGCAGCAATGGCAGAGATTAGCTCGCTTGTAAATACACTGGCGGTGCATATGAGAACAAGTGAGGTTCGTGAGAATGCTATTCCGTTCTTGCGAAATGCCTTTACTAATCTTGGTTCAGTTAACCTCAATGAGCTTAAGAACTCAGATTACTTTTTAACGGAAGAAAGCTTTAGAGCTGCGGTTGCCGATCAGCTGGTTGCTTCTTTCAATAGCATTGGGATCACCATCAGCACCGATGATGCAAAGGCATTGGCGAACAAGATTGCTTGGATTCCTGGCATGTCTAAGCAGGAGCTTACCGATGCGATTAATAGCTTAGCGATACAACTAAAAGGACAGTTTGAAAATGCCTATGGTGCAGAGGGTGTCAAACAATTAAAAGCCATTTTGGATTTAGAAGTTGACAGAATTAACGCAGATCCCAATGCGATCACTTTACCAAGTTTGTTTTCTAATATTGCGATTGCACTTATTAACACTCAGATCGATAAGTTCTTTAACGATCTACTTGCTATCCAGGTAACTCAAACAACACCAGAACAGCTTGAGCGTATCAAGCAAAATACCGAGCAAGATATTCGTTTTCTTTTCGAGAAAATAGTTGCTGGAAAAGATATCGGAACCGATTTTGTCACACGTCATCAAAAAATGATGGAGAACCTTTATAAGCTCAGTGAGCGTTTAGCAAAAATCACAGCACAGGAAGTTGATAGTAAAGAAGTAAATGCTGAGCATGCATTGACTGCTCGCGATTTATTGGCAGTTATTGAGTCGAGTATCGGTGATCGCTTTGATGAACGCGTGTTATTTGCCTTAAATGAGCGCCGCGTAGACCGTCTTGAAAAGCGTAATATTTTGAAAGGTGAACTGGAAAACTTAACGATGGAGTTAAGAATTTTTGGTGCCATACAGTCGAAGATACACTCAAAACAAAGTGCAAAAGAAAAATATGAACCAGGGAATACGAGTTTCCAAGCAAGTGACTTTGGCTACGACAGTGAAGCGTCTTTTAAGGCCTCACCTGAGTATGCATATCTGACAAATAATAAGTTCGAAAACCACAAAGACTTTCTGACAAAGCAGGGCGTATCAGTAGCAGCAGATAGTTTTGAGGGCGATCAATTGGCAAGTTTTTCTAATTCAGTAAGTGATCAGTCCAAGGTTAAAAACGATACAGTTCAACTAAAAACGACCGAGCTCAGTGATATCAGCTCTCAATACAATGCAACCGTTGAGGCGATGAACAAATTTGTTCAGAAGTACCACAGTATTTTACAAGAAATCCTACGAGCCCTTTAA
- the vcrH gene encoding SycD/LcrH family type III secretion system chaperone VcrH yields MTTQNAPTDLSQMRAEELLSFLEEGGTLKMLHDVSADTIEHIYAVGYNFFQSGKIEQAAKVFQLLSMLDHYQARFFIGLGAARQELGEYLQALDAYSYAALMDINDPRPPFHSAECHLKLEQLTEAESGFYSAKEMSAGKSEYADLHQRAGIMLEAVRNKRSN; encoded by the coding sequence ATGACTACACAAAACGCGCCAACTGACCTATCTCAAATGCGAGCAGAAGAACTCCTTTCATTTCTGGAAGAGGGAGGCACGCTAAAAATGCTGCACGATGTATCGGCAGATACCATTGAGCACATTTACGCGGTTGGATACAACTTTTTTCAGTCAGGCAAAATAGAGCAGGCCGCAAAGGTATTTCAGCTGCTTAGCATGCTTGATCACTATCAAGCGCGATTTTTCATTGGTTTGGGTGCGGCTCGTCAGGAACTAGGTGAGTACCTGCAGGCGCTTGATGCCTACAGCTACGCTGCGCTTATGGACATTAATGATCCACGCCCACCTTTCCACTCTGCAGAATGTCATCTCAAACTTGAGCAACTGACGGAAGCAGAGAGTGGGTTTTACAGCGCGAAGGAGATGTCTGCTGGTAAATCAGAGTATGCAGACTTGCATCAACGAGCAGGCATCATGTTAGAAGCGGTGAGAAACAAAAGGAGTAACTAG
- the sctE gene encoding type III secretion system translocon subunit SctE — protein MSSIVLDHIQNQVFTLDSDETTLNKVGKTAAHASPSVTFENVQGKGAEALNTGKVKVQLDAPNAAVSDKVNDLTLKAIAQLQKIVDSIAGGLHAVADSTGSLAVRIIAGSVDDFEIELAAIADKIKSAQNKLKMQEVKVAQEKHKLEMAENQEKIKESEAAAKEAQKSGLASKIFGWVSAVASIVVGSIMFATGIGAVAGALMIAGGVMGAVNMTLQEPAVQEAMKEAGINVDVLSKVVMAFEIATAVIGAVVTFGGAAAAGVAKLAAKSASQIAQKVTDIATKASASITKFADWGSKAATTTAKAIRFGAEGADITVNVGKVATDSVHGTNNARLTNIQADITELRAEMTLSQAVLDKLKQEISKLMEGFQELMNVIMQMVLAKGETMKTLTNRPTNV, from the coding sequence ATGAGTTCTATTGTACTTGACCACATTCAGAATCAGGTATTTACGCTTGATTCTGACGAAACTACGTTAAACAAGGTTGGCAAGACCGCTGCTCACGCATCGCCGTCAGTAACCTTTGAAAACGTACAAGGTAAAGGTGCTGAAGCATTGAACACCGGTAAGGTAAAAGTTCAGCTTGATGCACCGAATGCCGCTGTCAGCGATAAGGTGAATGACCTGACGTTGAAGGCCATTGCACAGCTACAAAAAATTGTAGACTCGATAGCTGGTGGCTTACATGCTGTTGCTGACAGCACTGGATCACTAGCCGTGAGAATAATCGCAGGCTCAGTGGACGACTTTGAGATTGAGCTGGCTGCTATCGCAGACAAAATTAAGAGTGCTCAAAACAAGCTTAAAATGCAGGAAGTCAAAGTAGCTCAAGAAAAACATAAACTTGAGATGGCAGAAAACCAGGAGAAGATCAAAGAATCTGAGGCCGCGGCGAAAGAAGCACAAAAGTCGGGCTTAGCTTCTAAGATTTTCGGCTGGGTCAGCGCTGTAGCCTCTATTGTTGTTGGCTCAATCATGTTCGCAACTGGGATCGGTGCTGTTGCTGGCGCGTTAATGATCGCGGGCGGTGTAATGGGTGCTGTCAACATGACTTTGCAAGAACCTGCTGTACAGGAGGCGATGAAAGAGGCCGGAATTAATGTCGATGTGCTGAGTAAAGTCGTCATGGCTTTTGAGATTGCGACTGCTGTCATTGGTGCTGTTGTCACATTTGGTGGTGCTGCCGCGGCGGGGGTTGCCAAGTTGGCCGCCAAGAGTGCAAGCCAAATTGCACAGAAAGTCACTGATATCGCCACAAAAGCATCCGCCAGTATCACAAAGTTTGCTGATTGGGGGTCGAAAGCGGCAACGACAACTGCAAAAGCGATCCGTTTTGGTGCTGAGGGTGCCGACATCACTGTCAATGTCGGTAAAGTTGCCACGGATAGCGTTCACGGGACAAACAACGCCCGTTTGACCAACATTCAGGCGGACATTACAGAGTTAAGGGCTGAGATGACACTGAGCCAAGCGGTGCTTGACAAACTGAAACAAGAAATTTCCAAGTTGATGGAAGGTTTCCAAGAACTAATGAACGTCATCATGCAAATGGTCCTAGCTAAAGGCGAAACAATGAAAACGCTGACGAACCGCCCTACAAATGTTTAA
- the vopD gene encoding type III secretion system translocon subunit VopD translates to MIENISNTGHAALHGLGELNRTSHTEKTPETKIEAAAIRASAESNVTNAKHYQLDGPKAPAIGDQAIAVAKLMDELASTTNLLMQITENALAGKNVAKSSSEAISQSLSLIALLYEVSKLTRDQQVQQREIAVEANVASIKSQAEELNSAAKAMLAMAIVSGVLAGATAIVGAIGSFRTGRELSSEVAHNKVLQTQKAGFEQAEELMASGNMSTKYQDQVRKAYAAAKENIADTSISLTSTGRKFEKMAGSNQARNAVLQALGQMGNSAASVEQTKAQARSKEDEVLATRAQSDKQRADEYIGFQEGLLKELRELFRSIADSQTQAWRASTPTV, encoded by the coding sequence ATGATAGAAAATATTAGTAATACTGGACACGCAGCTCTTCATGGTTTGGGCGAACTCAACAGAACCAGTCATACTGAGAAAACCCCTGAAACCAAAATCGAAGCAGCTGCAATCCGTGCTAGTGCTGAAAGCAACGTGACGAATGCGAAACACTACCAATTGGATGGCCCAAAAGCGCCAGCTATTGGAGACCAAGCTATCGCGGTAGCAAAATTGATGGATGAGTTGGCCTCAACAACAAACCTGTTAATGCAAATAACAGAAAACGCATTGGCAGGCAAAAACGTGGCTAAGTCCTCGTCAGAGGCTATTTCTCAGTCACTGTCCCTTATCGCTTTGCTGTATGAAGTATCCAAATTAACCCGTGACCAGCAAGTACAGCAACGTGAAATTGCGGTCGAGGCAAATGTAGCTAGTATCAAGAGCCAAGCCGAAGAATTAAATAGTGCGGCAAAGGCTATGCTCGCAATGGCTATCGTATCAGGTGTTCTTGCAGGAGCAACAGCAATCGTTGGTGCGATTGGTTCTTTTAGAACAGGTCGAGAACTTAGTTCTGAAGTCGCTCATAACAAGGTCTTGCAGACTCAAAAAGCAGGCTTTGAGCAAGCTGAAGAGCTGATGGCTAGTGGTAATATGTCGACGAAATATCAGGATCAAGTGAGAAAAGCATATGCAGCCGCTAAAGAAAATATTGCTGATACGTCGATCTCTTTAACCAGTACTGGACGTAAATTTGAAAAGATGGCGGGGTCCAATCAAGCGAGAAACGCTGTACTTCAAGCTCTAGGTCAAATGGGGAACTCAGCAGCAAGCGTAGAGCAAACGAAAGCTCAAGCTCGAAGCAAAGAGGATGAAGTATTAGCAACTCGTGCCCAATCAGATAAACAAAGGGCAGACGAATACATTGGTTTCCAAGAGGGTTTGTTAAAAGAGCTACGTGAGCTTTTCCGCTCTATCGCTGATAGTCAAACTCAAGCATGGCGAGCATCCACTCCAACGGTGTAA
- the smpB gene encoding SsrA-binding protein SmpB: MAKNKSKSKAGSNTIALNKKARHEYFIDDEIEAGLELQGWEVKSLREGKTNIAESYVYIRDGEAFISGMTITPLTQASTHIVANPTRVRKLLMSRKELDNLFGRINREGMTLVATALYWSRSWAKIKIGVAKGKKLHDKRTDMKEKDWARDKARIMKSNLR, encoded by the coding sequence ATGGCAAAGAATAAATCAAAATCAAAAGCCGGTAGTAATACCATTGCGCTTAATAAGAAAGCTCGCCACGAATATTTCATCGATGATGAAATAGAAGCGGGGCTTGAGCTACAAGGCTGGGAAGTAAAATCCCTACGTGAAGGCAAAACCAATATCGCAGAAAGCTACGTTTACATCCGTGATGGCGAAGCATTCATTAGTGGTATGACGATCACTCCGCTTACTCAAGCGAGTACTCATATCGTGGCGAACCCAACACGTGTCCGTAAACTCCTAATGTCGAGAAAAGAGCTCGATAACCTATTCGGTCGTATTAACCGTGAAGGCATGACACTTGTCGCAACCGCACTTTACTGGTCTCGCTCTTGGGCGAAGATTAAGATCGGCGTAGCGAAGGGTAAAAAGCTGCACGATAAACGTACTGATATGAAAGAAAAAGATTGGGCGAGAGATAAAGCACGAATTATGAAGAGTAATTTGCGCTAA
- a CDS encoding SRPBCC family protein, which yields MPKVTRSALVSFSADQMFDLVNDVARYPEFLPGCSGSRVIEFSDSAMVASVDVSKAGISKTFTTSNRLADGVEILMELVDGPFKKLQGGWYFTPLDDQACKVELKLEFEFSSRMIEMAFGKIFNELTTNMVSAFTQRAKQVY from the coding sequence ATGCCAAAGGTTACTCGTTCAGCATTAGTATCATTTAGTGCTGACCAGATGTTTGACTTGGTCAATGATGTTGCTCGTTATCCTGAGTTTTTGCCAGGGTGTTCTGGTTCTCGTGTAATAGAGTTTTCAGATTCAGCAATGGTGGCTTCGGTTGATGTTTCTAAAGCCGGTATTAGCAAAACATTTACAACGTCTAACCGTTTAGCGGATGGCGTTGAGATCTTAATGGAGCTGGTGGACGGCCCATTCAAGAAACTGCAAGGCGGTTGGTATTTTACTCCATTGGATGATCAAGCCTGTAAGGTCGAGCTTAAGTTAGAGTTTGAATTTTCTAGCCGAATGATTGAAATGGCATTTGGTAAGATTTTCAATGAGCTAACGACCAACATGGTGAGCGCATTCACTCAACGAGCGAAACAGGTTTACTAA
- a CDS encoding RnfH family protein, whose amino-acid sequence MTIESDMIHVEVVFALPHEQRVFTLVVNKNATVEEIIAQSGVLELYPEIDLAKNKVGVFSRNVKLDATVRDKDRIEIYRALLADPKEIRRKRAEQAKAAATK is encoded by the coding sequence ATGACTATTGAATCAGATATGATCCACGTAGAAGTTGTGTTTGCACTTCCGCATGAACAGCGTGTGTTTACTTTGGTCGTTAATAAGAATGCGACCGTTGAAGAAATTATTGCGCAGTCTGGTGTTTTGGAACTGTACCCAGAGATCGACTTAGCGAAAAACAAGGTTGGCGTGTTCAGCCGTAACGTGAAGTTAGATGCAACGGTTCGTGATAAAGACCGTATCGAAATTTACCGTGCACTATTGGCCGATCCAAAAGAGATTCGACGTAAACGTGCCGAACAAGCAAAAGCCGCTGCTACTAAATAG
- a CDS encoding IS4 family transposase, with amino-acid sequence MSIQNYFVDFLEENPVDVAQLTTFSEHIPDEWVVKAASLSDKATIRRRRLPSDMVLWLIVGMAFFRNEPIAEVARRMNVCADGLADEELLAKSALTQARQRLGSAAPEWLFKQCGRTWGLERYRDDTWQGLQVFAVDGALFRTADTPELREHFGSGNTSSSRQTPHPMLRVVTMMNVRSHVIVDAAISPYRRGEIPLAMPFIDSLPDNSVTLLDKGFYGADLLLSLQNSGINRHWLIPARKGLKYTLLDEEESNDMLIEMNVSPQALKKNPSLPEKWQVRAVTYEVQGKQKTVFTSLPRADYDAKAVAELYHERWEIELGYRDIKSSMQHNALVLRSKTVNLVYQELWGLLLGYNLVRREASQAAVEHGRMPNEISFKYACQFIASQLKVMSKAISPGNTPKRLKSLRGDLSVLFIDKRPKPNRPRAVKISKTRYPINRKAAPLK; translated from the coding sequence ATGTCTATCCAAAACTATTTTGTCGATTTCCTCGAAGAAAATCCTGTTGATGTAGCTCAACTCACCACTTTCTCTGAACATATCCCAGATGAATGGGTTGTTAAGGCAGCTAGTCTTTCTGATAAAGCGACTATTCGCCGACGTCGACTACCAAGTGACATGGTCTTGTGGTTAATTGTCGGCATGGCCTTCTTCCGTAATGAACCAATTGCCGAAGTCGCACGAAGAATGAATGTCTGTGCGGATGGCTTGGCTGATGAAGAGTTATTAGCAAAAAGTGCTTTAACCCAGGCAAGACAACGTTTAGGCAGTGCTGCACCAGAGTGGTTGTTTAAACAATGTGGGCGAACGTGGGGTCTTGAACGATACCGTGATGATACGTGGCAAGGATTACAAGTTTTTGCTGTAGACGGTGCTCTTTTTCGCACCGCGGATACGCCCGAACTTAGAGAGCACTTTGGCTCGGGTAATACCTCGAGTAGCAGGCAGACACCACATCCAATGCTAAGAGTTGTGACTATGATGAATGTCCGTTCTCATGTCATCGTTGACGCTGCCATAAGCCCTTATCGGCGTGGTGAAATCCCACTTGCTATGCCCTTCATCGACTCTTTACCAGATAACTCTGTGACGTTACTAGATAAAGGTTTTTACGGTGCAGACTTACTTCTCTCTCTTCAAAATAGCGGTATTAATAGACATTGGTTGATACCAGCAAGGAAAGGGTTGAAATACACACTTTTAGATGAAGAAGAAAGCAATGATATGCTCATCGAAATGAACGTCTCACCGCAAGCTCTCAAAAAGAACCCTAGTTTACCTGAAAAATGGCAAGTCAGAGCGGTGACCTATGAAGTACAAGGTAAGCAGAAAACTGTTTTTACATCCCTTCCAAGAGCAGACTACGACGCGAAAGCGGTAGCCGAACTTTATCATGAACGTTGGGAAATCGAATTAGGTTATCGTGATATCAAAAGCTCAATGCAACACAATGCCTTAGTATTACGCAGTAAAACAGTAAACCTTGTTTATCAAGAACTCTGGGGGCTGTTGCTTGGTTATAATTTGGTAAGACGTGAAGCAAGTCAGGCAGCAGTTGAACATGGAAGAATGCCGAATGAAATTAGCTTTAAATACGCTTGTCAGTTTATAGCGAGCCAACTGAAGGTGATGAGTAAAGCGATATCGCCAGGCAATACACCTAAGCGTTTAAAGAGTCTAAGGGGAGACTTATCAGTCCTCTTTATAGACAAACGCCCTAAGCCTAATCGGCCTAGGGCGGTAAAAATATCAAAGACTCGCTACCCAATTAATCGCAAAGCAGCTCCGCTTAAGTGA
- the bamE gene encoding outer membrane protein assembly factor BamE gives MRIKKWLVAVPLALTMLTGCSLLEKLVYRIDINQGNYVEQEAVDQLKFGMTKTQVRYVMGSPMLIENGYPDTWYYIYHHQKGHEDPIQKNLVVNFDATGTLVTINGDFEASDEFFESLR, from the coding sequence ATGCGAATTAAAAAGTGGTTAGTTGCAGTTCCACTTGCACTAACAATGTTGACCGGTTGCTCTCTACTAGAGAAGTTGGTTTATCGAATTGACATCAATCAGGGTAACTATGTTGAACAAGAAGCTGTCGACCAGCTCAAGTTTGGCATGACAAAAACACAAGTTCGTTACGTTATGGGCTCACCTATGCTTATCGAAAATGGCTACCCAGATACGTGGTACTACATTTACCACCACCAAAAAGGTCATGAAGACCCGATTCAGAAAAACCTCGTCGTGAACTTTGATGCTACTGGCACCCTAGTTACGATCAACGGTGATTTTGAAGCCAGTGATGAGTTCTTCGAAAGCCTTCGCTAG